One genomic window of Punica granatum isolate Tunisia-2019 chromosome 1, ASM765513v2, whole genome shotgun sequence includes the following:
- the LOC116210363 gene encoding pentatricopeptide repeat-containing protein At3g06920, with translation MMLLKSRGKCIGFTCQCYKLQSVVANFSSIPGEPPPGVNESKVSILNLANPENSRKLDITRQVIDDACKVLQSGLWGPAVQNALNMFDEMPQTELVIGVLRRINDADLAVNFFHWVETKAERAHCPEAYDALLMVMVRSRNFGHLEQVLEEMSLAGFGPSNNTCIEIVSSCVKLQRLKEAFELIQTLRKFKFRPAYSAYTTLIGALSVIPESRLMLTLFHQMQELGYEVTVHLFTTLIRAFAREGRLDSALSLLDEMKSNSLEADIVLYNVCIDCFGKVGKVDMVWKFFHEMKVHGIMPDDVTYTSMISVLCKANRLSEAVELFEELDRNRAVPCVYAYNTMIMGYGLVGKFDEAYNLLERQKEKGCIPSVIAYNCILTCLGKKGKVEEALRLFDLMKKDAVPNLPTHNILIDMLCKAKKLEAAYQIRDAMKEAGLFPNVMTVNIMVDRLCKAQRVDEAYSMFAEMDRKVCTPDAVTFCSLIDGLGRNGRVDEAYRLYEEMLDAGHTPHAVVFTSLIRNFFRCARKEDGHKIYKEMVRTGCSPDLVLLNTYMDCVFKAGETAKGRALFEEIKAWGFIPDLRSYSILIHGLVKAGFPNETYQLFYVMKEQGYELDTLAYNTVIDGFCKSGKVDKAYHLLEEMKTKGCQPTVVTYGSVIDGLAKIDRLDEAYMLFEEAKSIGLELNVVIYSSLVDGFGKVGRVDEAYLIMEELMQRGLNPNVYTWNCLLDALVKAEEINEALVCFQSMKDLKCPPNHVTYTIIICGLCKVRKFNKAFVFWQEMQKQGLKPNMITYTAMISGLSKAGNVLEANQLFERFKANGGVPDSACYNAMIEGLSCASRAMDAFTLFEETRLKGRSIHTKTCIVLLDALHKAECLEQAAIVGAVLREMARSQHAAKHW, from the exons ATGATGCTTCTGAAGAGCCGAG GTAAATGTATCGGCTTTACTTGTCAGTGCTACAAGCTTCAAAGCGTTGTCGCCAACTTCTCCTCCATACCGGGTGAGCCTCCTCCTGGGGTTAATGAAAGCAAAGTCTCCATCCTGAATTTGGCAAACCCTGAGAATTCAAGAAAACTCGACATCACACGGCAGGTAATCGACGACGCTTGCAAAGTCCTGCAGAGTGGTTTGTGGGGGCCTGCGGTGCAAAATGCGCTGAATATGTTCGATGAAATGCCACAAACGGAATTAGTTATTGGGGTCTTGAGGAGAATCAATGATGCGGATCTCGCagtgaattttttccattggGTCGAGACGAAGGCTGAGCGTGCTCACTGCCCCGAGGCCTACGACGCCCTTCTCATGGTGATGGTTCGGAGCAGAAATTTCGGTCATCTCGAACAAGTCCTTGAAGAGATGAGTCTTGCTGGTTTTGGTCCCTCTAATAACACGTGCATTGAGATAGTCTCCAGCTGCGTGAAGTTGCAGAGACTAAAGGAAGCTTTTGAGCTTATACAGACCTTGAGGAAGTTCAAGTTCCGCCCTGCATATTCTGCCTATACCACTTTGATTGGAGCCCTTTCGGTAATTCCTGAATCCCGTCTCATGTTGACCCTCTTCCACCAAATGCAGGAGCTGGGTTACGAAGTGACTGTCCATTTATTCACGACTCTTATCCGAGCTTTTGCAAGGGAGGGAAGGTTAGATTCAGCCCTTTCTCTGTTGGATGAGATGAAGAGTAACTCTTTAGAAGCTGATATCGTTCTCTACAATGTCTGCATAGATTGCTTTGGGAAggtcgggaaggtggacatgGTGTGGAAGTTCTTTCATGAGATGAAAGTTCATGGGATAATGCCCGATGATGTTACATACACTAGCATGATTTCGGTTCTCTGTAAAGCCAATAGGTTGAGTGAGGCAGTGGAGTTATTTGAAGAGCTGGATAGAAATAGAGCGGTGCCTTGTGTTTATGCTTACAATACCATGATCATGGGTTATGGTTTAGTAGGAAAGTTCGACGAAGCATATAATTTGCTCGAGAGACAGAAGGAGAAAGGCTGCATCCCAAGCGTAATTGCGTATAATTGCATCCTCACTTGCCTCGGCAAGAAGGGAAAAGTTGAAGAGGCATTAAGGTTATTTGATCTGATGAAGAAAGATGCTGTCCCTAATCTCCCGACACATAACATTCTCATTGACATGCTCTGCAAGGCAAAGAAATTGGAAGCTGCCTATCAAATTAGGGATGCCATGAAAGAAGCTGGTCTGTTCCCAAATGTTATGACCGTAAACATAATGGTCGATCGGCTCTGCAAAGCTCAGAGAGTCGATGAAGCTTATTCTATGTTCGCAGAAATGGACCGCAAAGTCTGCACCCCTGATGCAGTCACATTTTGTTCTCTCATTGATGGGTTGGGAAGAAATGGGAGGGTTGATGAAGCCTACAGGCTTTATGAGGAGATGCTCGACGCTGGTCACACTCCTCATGCTGTTGTTTTCACTTCCCTAATTAGGAATTTCTTTAGGTGCGCCAGAAAGGAGGATGGACACAAAATTTACAAGGAAATGGTTCGAACGGGTTGCTCCCCTGACCTTGTTCTCCTGAATACTTACATGGACTGTGTTTTCAAAGCTGGGGAGACAGCCAAAGGAAGGGCTCTCTTTGAGGAAATAAAGGCTTGGGGTTTCATCCCTGATCTGAGGAGCTATTCAATTCTAATTCATGGACTCGTGAAAGCAGGCTTTCCGAACGAGACCTATCAGTTGTTCTATGTAATGAAGGAACAGGGCTATGAGCTAGACACTCTTGCTTACAACACAGTTATTGATGGATTCTGCAAGTCGGGCAAGGTTGACAAAGCTTATCATCTTCTTGAGGAGATGAAGACTAAAGGGTGCCAACCCACAGTTGTCACATATGGTTCCGTCATTGATGGGCTAGCGAAAATTGACAGGCTCGATGAGGCCTATATGCTCTTTGAAGAAGCTAAATCGATAGGATTAGAGTTGAATGTCGTCATTTACAGTAGCCTTGTTGATGGATTTGGAAAGGTAGGAAGGGTCGATGAAGCGTATTTAATCATGGAAGAATTGATGCAGAGAGGTCTAAACCCAAATGTGTACACATGgaattgcttgcttgatgcaCTCGTAAAAGCAGAGGAAATCAACGAAGCCCTTGTCTGTTTTCAGTCCATGAAAGACCTGAAATGCCCTCCTAACCACGTGACTTACACCATCATAATTTGTGGTCTTTGCAAGGTCAGGAAGTTCAACAAGGCCTTTGTGTTTTGGCAAGAGATGCAGAAGCAGGGGTTGAAGCCCAATATGATCACGTACACAGCTATGATCTCGGGACTCTCAAAGGCTGGAAATGTACTGGAGGCTAATCAACTATTCGAGCGATTTAAGGCGAATGGTGGCGTGCCTGATTCTGCATGTTACAATGCGATGATAGAAGGGTTAAGTTGTGCAAGCAGGGCAATGGATGCATTCACCCTTTTTGAGGAAACAAGATTGAAAGGTCGTAGTATACATACTAAAACATGTATCGTTCTTTTAGATGCGTTGCATAAGGCGGAATGTCTCGAACAAGCAGCGATTGTTGGAGCTGTGCTGAGGGAAATGGCACGGTCTCAGCATGCTGCCAAGCACTGGTAA
- the LOC116215514 gene encoding uncharacterized protein LOC116215514, whose product MEPHFPKPRFYGPPMKMAIPPPPPPSQHSDNDRSSGELRALDCNLTSLCDHIQMEGFHSGAFSDIAVHAMGSTYHLHRLILSRSSYFRNMLHGPWKEASAPVLTLNIDDKNVNPEAIATALAYLYGHHPKLNDNNAFRVLAAASFLDLQDLCAICTDFIISELWTSNFLAYQVFAESQDYGIHGERVRNACWGYLCQSGAMELKEMLPKLSSQTLHALLTSDELWVPSEEKRFELALFTLVAKGALSGQELSEQESSGSDGETPTRSGSSEGKGKKMIRVCSSNQLEPDLGNLCLSDDSAHCSSADNLLVQLGNGVVDFQRGASYYREQVQQATYAQPNSDPIYTNAEGSSTFKTFPEMEGSRPSVTYTGTQMGVTTSGAVENGSGSAMEGPSGDSSFYRWDNNTWLSREQSIHCSSMMNSSCYGLMPNDWGRCSVPSLSWGGRVVGRRQVKDSTSENCGIGAEEYDTFVDIFEGGSLLYCNMSFEALITVRNQLEEFGFPCKAVNDSLWLQMLLSQRVQEIGADTCKNCCLLNMACACRQPFGFVHGVSTPTSYHMQEQDQNNTPGNIGNVYVAGPAQQGEGTGLFRPVRVHVRGHVDGLAGIGRGATFVPSAAWAPTRFVFSRVPGVGNRNCQQSLANDDSEARAEQNGDLSGDGLTALVGLSQGGNSIANGHGDHNIREYEMELQSRLTGTSAVGTSSSNGPVQMLEQSDHAAGIEWENGNSSSISLDMKTPLSHFPPFRFGAEFEDVHRLHDGQVKHSPEVFYAGSLWKVSVQAFNDEDPQGRRTLGLFLHRRKAEITDSLRKVHMYVDTREKVTARYQLICPSKREVMLFGSFKQRGTLLPKAPKGWGWRTALLFDELPDLLQNGALRVAAVVQLV is encoded by the exons ATGGAACCCCACTTCCCCAAGCCTCGATTCTACGGGCCTCCGATGAAGATGGCCATCCCCCCGCCACCGCCGCCGTCTCAGCACTCCGACAATGACCGGAGCAGCGGCGAGCTCCGTGCGCTCGACTGCAACCTCACCTCCCTCTGTGACCACATCCAGATGGAGGGCTTCCACTCCGGCGCCTTCTCCGACATCGCCGTCCACGCCATGGGCTCCACTTACCACCTCCACCGCCTGATTCTCTCCCGCAGCTCGTACTTCAG GAACATGCTTCATGGTCCTTGGAAAGAAGCTAGTGCTCCCGTCTTGACATTGAACATTGATGATAAAAATGTGAACCCTGAGGCAATTGCAACAGCTTTAGCCTACTTGTATGGCCATCATCCGAAGCTCAATGATAACAATGCCTTTCGAGTTCTTGCTGCTGCTTCCTTTCTTGATCTTCAG GACTTATGTGCAATATGTACAGACTTCATTATATCTGAACTATGGACGTCAAACTTCCTGGCATACCAG GTGTTTGCGGAGAGCCAAGACTATGGCATCCATGGAGAGCGTGTAAGAAATGCTTGTTGGGGTTACCTTTGTCAAAGTGGGGCCATGGAGTTAAAAGAG ATGCTTCCAAAGCTTTCCTCTCAAACTTTACATGCATTGTTGACGTCGGATGAACTATGGGTACCTAGTGAGGAGAAGCG gTTCGAACTGGCTCTGTTCACACTTGTAGCCAAAGGTGCCTTGTCTGGGCAAGAGCTTTCTGAGCAGGAAAGTTCTGGTTCAGATGGTGAGACTCCAACTCGCTCTGGCTCATCtgaaggaaaagggaaaaagatgATTCGTGTCTGCTCAAGCAATCAGTTGGAACCCGATTTGGGGAATTTGTGTTTAAGTGATGACTCAGCTCATTGCAGTTCTGCTGATAATCTTCTGGTCCAATTAGGAAATGGCGTTGTTGATTTCCAAAGAGGGGCTTCTTATTACAGAGAGCAGGTACAACAAGCTACTTATGCTCAGCCTAATTCGGACCCCATATACACCAATGCTGAAGGATCTTCAACTTTTAAGACCTTCCCCGAAATGGAGGGCAGTAGACCTTCAGTTACTTATACAGGGACGCAGATGGGGGTAACAACAAGTGGAGCAGTGGAAAATGGAAGTGGATCAGCTATGGAGGGACCATCTGGGGACAGCTCATTCTATCGATGGGATAACAATACCTGGCTTAGCAGAGAGCAATCGATTCATTGTTCTTCAATGATGAATTCTTCCTGCTATGGGCTTATGCCAAATGATTGGGGAAGATGCAGCGTGCCATCTCTCTCATGGGGTGGTAGGGTGGTGGGAAGACGGCAAGTAAAAGATTCCACTTCTGAGAACTGTGGAATTGGTGCGGAGGAATATGATACATTTGTTGATATATTTGAAGGCGGGTCTCTTTTATATTGCAACATGTCTTTCGAGGCGCTCATAACTGTGAGGAATCAGCTTGAAGAGTTCGGTTTTCCTTGCAAAGCTGTCAATGATAGTCTTTGGTTACAG ATGCTTTTAAGCCAGAGGGTACAAGAAATTGGTGCAGATACATGCAAGAATTGCTGCCTCCTTAACATGGCATGCGCCTGCAGACAGCCGTTTGGGTTTGTCCATGGCGTGTCCACTCCCACTAGTTACCACATGCAGGAGCAAGACCAGAACAATACTCCTGGAAACATTGGTAATGTTTATGTGGCAGGGCCCGCTCAACAGGGTGAGGGCACTGGCTTATTTAGGCCTGTGAGGGTTCATGTCAGGGGCCATGTTGATGGGCTTGCGGGTATTGGACGTGGAGCCACGTTTGTTCCATCAGCTGCCTGGGCCCCAACTCGTTTTGTCTTCTCTCGTGTTCCCGGTGTGGGAAACCGAAATTGCCAGCAATCTCTTGCTAATGATGACTCAGAGGCAAGAGCTGAGCAGAATGGGGATTTGTCAGGAGATGGGTTGACAGCTCTTGTTGGGCTCAGTCAAGGAGGAAACAGCATTGCGAATGGTCATGGAGATCATAACATCAGGGAATATGAGATGGAGCTTCAGAGCAGATTGACTGGGACTTCTGCAGTGGGCACTAGTTCAAGTAATGGTCCTGTGCAGATGCTTGAGCAATCAGATCATGCTGCAGGAATCGAGTGGGAAAATGGCAATAGTTCTTCTATATCCTTGGATATGAAGACCCCATTGAGCCATTTTCCTCCTTTCCGTTTTGG TGCGGAATTCGAGGATGTGCACAGGCTTCATGATGGTCAGGTTAAGCACTCTCCAGAAGTATTTTATGCCGGTTCTCTGTGGAAG GTCAGTGTTCAGGCTTTTAATGATGAAGATCCCCAAGGAAGAAGAACTCTTG GGTTGTTTCTTCACCGGAGGAAAGCAGAAATAACTGACTCTCTCAGAAAG GTTCATATGTATGTAGACACCCGGGAAAAGGTCACCGCCCGATATCAG TTGATATGTCCATCAAAGAGAGAGGTCATGCTGTTCGGAAGCTTCAAGCAGAGGGGAACGCTTTTACCAAAAGCTCCAAAGGGATGGGGCTGGAGGACCGCACTCCTATTCGACGAGCTCCCCGATCTCCTCCAGAATGGAGCCCTGAGAGTTGCTGCTGTCGTGCAGCTCGTTTGA